The segment GAACAATCTCATTGATAAATCGAGCAATCACGGGATTATTTACGGGAACCCAAGGTACATTGACACATGTCAATTTGATCTGTAAAGCCTTAAGTAGCGACATAAAATCCCATACAGCAAAAACGTGATTTTGCATAAACAACTGTATATCTTCCACACTAGATAGTTGTTTGTAAAGCCTGTGATTTTTGAGAATATTTCTAAGTTCTTGAAGTTGATTTTCAATATGATCTATTGGTGTCATCGAAATTAAATTAAAAATAATAATGATAGAATGAGTGGTAATTAAGTGCCATGCATTTCGTATGGCAAAAATAACTAGCTTGAAAACATAAAGCACACTGCCAGTCAAGACAATCTTACAGTTTGCTAAAAATAAGCGCTGTAAAATCAATTATTACTATCTCAACGGCTGCCAAGCCAAATTACATGTTGTGACGAGTGTATTTCAACTGACTATCTTATATCACAAAATAATGGGCTGTGATTAAATACAATAGTTTTAACATACTTGTGTAGCTGCTCTTGTTACCAAGTATAGGTTAATAGAATCATTAAGAAAGACCTGACAGAGATACAGTCAGGTTCAAAACTTCATTACAACCTTCTCTCTGCTATGATGTGGAGGCAAAAACTTGCATGGTAGATAATGTCGGGCTTTCTGCTCCACCTGTCACTTCGATTGTCACAGCAAATGCATCGGCTTGGGCTATATTTTTCATGATTTGAAAATCACCCTCTTTGGCATCAAAAACACCCGCATCAATCGGCTGCCCATCCTTCAGTGCCCAAAGCTGGTATTGCTTACCCTTTGGCAATGCTGCCAAACTCGCAGAATTGAGATAGATTCCCTGTGTGTTCGGATTCCAAAACAACACGGTCTGTGCATCCTTGGCATTGTCAGTTCCTTGTAGAATAATCCGTTTGTAATCTGGGCTGTTCGTCACACTGAGTTCCACTTTGGCAACTTCCAGCTCTTGACTTACAAACTGAAACCCATCCGCTATTTCTTGATTGCGTATATTCAACTGTGCCAACTCTTGCTGAGTAGATTTCCATTCGCTCCGATAGTACACACCTGCTATGGCGGACAAAATAGCGATCGTCACACTGGCAGCTACTAGATAGTTCAGTGTTGTTTTGGAGGAAGTCAGACTGGATCGCTTGGCTACCTGCTCCATGATCATGGCTTTGATCTTGGCAGGAGGCGTGACCGCTCTATCAAATGCGAGCAACTCCACAATTCGCTGAATCTGAAAATACTCTCTGCGTACATCATCATCCGATTTGATAAATACATCAATCTCCTCAATCTGCTGAGCATCCAATTCTCCTGTCACATAGGCAGCCAAGTAGCCTTCGGTTAATATCTCTTGCTTATTCAAAATCCTTCTTCAGTTTTTCCTTGATACTTAGTAAACAGTTTCTCAATCGTGTCTTAACCGTTCCTAGCGGCATCTCTTCAGATTCGCTGATCTCGGCATGAGAGTAACCCATAAAAAAATTGAGCTGGATGAGTTTCTTGCACATCTCTCCTATTTCATTGAGTACTCCAGACAACCCGATGTAATCCTCTTGATTACTCTGGGTTTCAAACATATCTACGAAAGTGGAGATGTCATCAGATTTATCTTGGACCTTAAAATCCGCCGAACGTCTCACATCGATAGCTCTGTTGCGTGCAATACGAAACATCCATGTAAACAAAGTACCTTTGGATCGGTCAAACTTATCAATTTGATCCCAAATCTTGAGAAACACATCATGCAGCGTTTCTTCCGCCATTTCTTGATGTTTGATTGTCTTGTATATCACCCCATACAACGCAGATGAATAATGATCATACAGATAATCGAGTGCCGTTGGATCCTTGTCCTTCAGTCGTTTTACGATCAATGAATTGATATCAGTAGTTGTCAAGGGAGTTGGGAGTATAAAGTTTGAAAGATTGTTTGCTGCTCAAATTGAAAATCAAAGGTTAGTACTCTCTAAGTTATTTAGCTTTTGGCATTCCTCCTAATTTTGATAAGTTCAAAATCTGATCCATCACCCATGAAGTATGCGCTCCAGATAGACCAGTAGACGGATGTGCTTTTCCTCCGAACAATTCATCGCGCATTCGCTCTACATGATGCAGTTGTACGCTCGATGGATGTGGTACATTCAAAATTTCATCTCCTTGTTTATGTCTGCAAACCAGGGGTTGATCATCGAAAATAGAAAATTCTATCTTTCCCAAACTCCCATAAATTTCTACTCGATCCTCTTGACTAGCACAACCAAAATTCCAACTACCCGATCCAGTCACACCTCCGACATGTAGCCATGAAGCGGTGAAAGCATCCATGGCACCATACAACCCTTGTTGATTCAGACTCATTCCTGCTACCTGCTTGATCTCTCCCAGCAAATGGACAAACAAATCCAGGCCATGACTCGCTAGATCATCAAAATACCCTCCTGGGGCTACCAAAGGATCCGTTCTCCAATTGGGTGATTTAGACAAATCTACCTCTGAGGGTTCTTTGCTATAGTGCCAGCGAATGTGTCTGACCTCTCCTATCTTGCCTTCATCAATCCAAGTTTTCACTTGCGTAAATCTTGGCAAAGTGCGACGATAATATGCCACAAATAGCGGCAGTTTTTTCTCTTCAAAAACCTTTACAATATTCTGACATTCCTGATGATTGGGTGCCATGGGCTTTTCGATGCAGCAGGGTTTGCCAGCAGCAGCGACTTTGAGCGCATAGTATTTGTGAGTATCTGGTGGCGTAGCGATGTAAACAGCATCTATCTCTGGATCGTTGATCAGTTGGTCTGCATCGTTAGAGTATTTGGGAACGCCATGTCTCTGAGCATAGTCCTTTGCCTTCTCCAAGTCTCTCCTCATCACCGCGCTCAACTCGAATCCAGCTACTTGCTGATAGGCTGGACCACTCTTTACTTCTGTCACATCACCACATCCGATGATTCCCCATTTGATGATTTTATCCACTTTTGCCTTTTCTATCATTTGCTTTGCCCACTTGAGTCCTTGATTGAGAACAAACTTACGTAGTGAGACCAAAGAATCATAAAATGATCTGTGTTAATTCTCAGCTCATATCCTTCACTGTAATTCTAGCAACTTCCTTGAGCCATTTGCTTCTGTTTTTATCACTTGCCGTATTCATCGGACCAAAAAATGTAGTCTTCACAGGCTTAATACCACAAAACTCCAAAGTACCCTTTTTGAGCTGATTGGTAGCGGGACGCTTCATCACAAAACGATAGTACCAATACGGAGAATCTCCTGTGGCTATAATTCTGCCTGTCTTTCCTTTTAATAATTTTGTCTGGAATACAGCCCCTTTTTCAAACTTAAATGTCACATGAGGCAGGAAGGTTCTGTCAATGAACCCTTTCATAATGGCGGGATAGCCGTACCACCAAACTGGATGCACCCACACAATATGATCACACCAGAGAATCAACTCAGTGGCTTCTACCAAGTCCTTTTCCATTTCTTGTCTCTCCTTGTAACCCTCCCTGAGACTCAAATCAAAATCTAGCTCCGCTATGTGGATGGTCTTCACGATGGCATCTGCATCCTCAGCACTCGACTGGTAAACATCAGTAATTGTTCTACTAAAACTATTGGTGATGGGATTGCCATTGATGATCAATACTTTCTTCATTTTTATACAGCTTTATATTTTAGGTCGAGTGACCTAACGCAATTATAGGTCGAACGACCTATAATTGCGTTATCTATAGAAAACTATTTTTCAAATGAGTGCTAGAGAACAAAAACAGCAACAGATCATACAGGTAACTCACCAGATATTGGTACGAGATGGGATGGGAAAACTGTCTATGAGAAGAGTGGCGGGAGACGCAAACATGAGCCTGAGTAATCTTCAGTATTACTACAAAGATCTGGACACTCTCTTAATCGCAGTGATCATAGATTACTTCGCATGGTATACCAATGAGGTAGCAGAGAATCTTACCAAAACACTTGAAAATCAATCTAACTTTGAATCCTTCTTGAGAGCAATCCTCAATGATCATCTCGTACCAGGAGGTAAAACTGAGCGTTGTAGCATGTTTAGAGAGATTTGGTCGCTTGCCACACGAAACCCTACCATAGAAAGTACTGTTAAGGAACATTACAAATCTTACGTCCAACAGACTGTACAGTTGATCTCACAATTTACTCCCAAACCTGATGCCACCGCTGCTATTTTACTACCCTATGTCGAGGGCTATAGCATCATGGGAGACAGTCTCACATTGAACAAAAGTGAAGTAATTGATCTTTTGGTGAAGTTTGTGATCAATCTAAAATAGCAGAATTATTTTAGACAAATCATTACAACCCAATTTCCCCTTTTAGAACACCTAATTGATTCTTCTAATAATCAATTGGTATTCTTTTCTATCGTTCTGAACAGATTCTTATTAATTCAGCTTCTTTTCAAAACAGATACTATTGTCGACACCTACATACTGACCATAATTTGGTATTACAGCGTAGTTGCATTTCTGGTAGAGAGCAATCGCCTCTGGTTGTGCTTTTCCTGTTTCTAAAACACACTTTTGATATCCCAATTCACGCGCCCAATCCTCCAAAGCTGTCAAGATCTGAATAGCAATACGCTTGCCTCTATGAGATGGCAAGACATACATTCGTTTCACTTCCATCACCTTGGGATCATACTCCTTGATCGCACCACAGCCCACAGACTGATCATCAATCTTTGCCACTATGGCATGTTTGATCTGATCGATATGGTTGTATTGGTGATAAAAATCGTGATCATCTCCATCTCGTATGGCCAAATCAGCATCCAGCTGATTGACCAACGCAATGAAATCAGCATTATTAGAATCTGTTCGGATCAATTGAATCATCGATAAATAAGTTTAGAACTCAATGCATCAAGTTTAAAACAATCACTATTTCAATCCAAATAAGGGACGAATCAATTTCCATCTTCTGACACACAATTCGTAGATCAGCCAACTCAACCCAAACGTCCCCACAATCAACAGACTGGCTTTGGGGAAGAAGCCCCATTTCAGATTGATGAGGTAAGATGCAATCACAATCATGACACTCTGATGCAAGATGTAAAATGGATACACTGCTTCATTGGCATAGTTCAGAACCCTGCTCTGTTGATTGAGATAAGTTGCTGCATAGCCGAATAAGGCCAAAATCCATGACCAGAGATTGAATACCTTGATTCCCGCTTCTGTAAAATGCCTGAGCGTAGAATCTTCAAAAGACACAACCAATGCGATCCATGAAGCAAAGGCAATCACTCCACAGATCAGATAGCTTTTGCGATGATGCTGCACCATTGACCAAAATTCTTCTTTCACCGTCATCAACAGATACCCAAACAAAAAGAATAGCAAGCTGTTCGTGAGGTTGAACCAATCATTGACCAAATTATGATGGATGGGATAGAAAGGTTCCATGAATGCCTCCAACAAATACAAAGGAACGATGAATACGAACAATCCAGCAGGCTTTTGGATCAGCCTTTTGATCCATAATATAAATGAGTTGTTAGGATGATTTCTTAGGTAGATAAACACTGGCACCAGCACCAAAGAATAAACCAGCAAATAAGGCAAAAACCAGAGATGATGCCAACTCAGATTCCCTACAGGATAAATCCCATTGAATGCCAAAAATGGCCAATAGTCGAAATAACCACCTGCAAAGTCTCCCTCCACCAATCGCTCAATATAAACCTGCGGTGGCACGATCACCAGCATCCCAAATACCAAAGGCAAAAAGAGTCGTTTGATTCGCTCCCAACAGAACTGCCCAGCCGAACGCTTAGACAGAGCAAAGTAGGTACCCATCCCAGAAATCACAAATAATATAGGTAATCGCCACTGATTCAAAAACAACATCGGATACATCACCCAATCATAGACCACATTGTTTTTGATGTGAAAGCCCCAGGGTACAAAAAGCATCCCTACATGATAAAAAATAAGCAATCCAAATACGATCACTCTCAACCAATCCAAATCATATCTACGCATAGCCTTGCAGTTTTTTTCTCAAACATAGATTGGGATTGTATTCCAAATCAAATCTTTGGGACGAGTGTCAAGGATATGGGATAAACTGCAAGGTTGCGCTACAAAGATGCCATTTGAGATTCAAAATCAGCAATAAGTGTACGTGAGACTGGTACCATCTCCTCGGTGTGTTTGAGTTGTAGTTGATAACCTTGAGCATTGCCGCGGATAGACTTGATTTGCTGTAGATTGACCAAATAAGATCTGTGAGTCCGTGCGATAAATGGGTAAATCTGCAATTGCTCCATCAAGTCTTTGATGGCAATCCGTTTGAGTTCTTTGTGGATATTTTGATCTCGAAAACTGTAGATCTCAACATAATTTCGTTCTGCTCTAGCATACACAAGCTCATCAACTGACATGGTGAATTCATCTGCTCTCACTTGTGTTTGGATGAAAACGCTATTCTGCTTTACAACTATCGATTCTTCCCTCTCAACAGGCAACTGCTCTGCCTTCAATTGATGCTGACGATTGAGTCGGTTGTAATTCAATGGAATGAGAATCAAAGTAAACAGACTCCCTACCAAAAAAGTATTTCGCACTTCCTCTATCAAATAGTGCCAAGACCAATTGTTAGGATTGTCATAAATCAAGTCCCGAATCAGAAACTGCACCACTCCTACCATAAAAAACAAGAGGCACAAAAAGAGTATTTCTTTCCCCACCGTCCATCGATCTTCCAAATCAGAAATCAATAATGACAATACATACCAAACCAACAAAATCACTATTGGAGTGATAGAATGAATGACAGAAATCCAAAAGAAATCCATTTTGTGCTCTGGTACATACACATCAAAGGGTTCAAAAAAAAAATAATTGAACCCAAGGGTCATCATAAATATCGACCCTAGTACTACAAAAAATGGCAACCCAGCAAAATAATAGGGATATGGTTGGGATAGGAAAGAAATATCTATTCGTTTCACAAATTAAATCTTCAAACAGTATTTTGTTTAAGCCAGAGCCTTTTGTATCAACGCCAAATCCTCCGGCAAATAATCCAACTTCAATGCCATCTGGTGTCCCTTGTCCGTCATCTTTCCCCAAGTCTTTTGTACAATGTCTATGATCTTGTCTTCCTCGTGCTTAGTCCCAAAATCATGAAAGTAGTATTTAAGAAAGACCAGACATACCACATCTTCCAATTCCTTGGATTCTGCATCTGTCTTGAGTTTGTTCTTATTGACCAATTCTACCACTTTGTCAATCGAAGTTTTTTCAAACCCTTCCTTCTCCATCAGCTCAGACAGCAATTGTCCATGATACATCTTGAGCATCGTGCGCCATTTGAGGTAGCCTTTGCGATCCATAGGATAGTCTGATCGTGGGATATGCCATCTCCTGATGTGTTGTCCTCGTGCAGCAATCTGTAACTCTATCGATGCTTGTTCATTGTACAGCTCCAACATCTCGGTCATACGTAGACCATAGACCCATTCTTTGGGTACATTTTTTCCATCAACCAGTTCTAGGTTCGGATCCTGATTGTTGATCTCATCGATCGCAAAAAGTACATTTTCAAGTGTTTTGTCCATATATCATATTTTATACTGAGTCATTGACAGAATAATTACCTGTCATATATCAGATTATTCTCCAATAAAATTACGTAGTTAGTATAGCTTTTTAAACATAATGTACGTAGTTTTGTTCATGAATAGGTATTTAATACGTAGTTTTACGTAACTTGATAAAAATCATGGAGAAAATAATCGTAATAGGTAATGGCATGGTAGGTTATAAGTTTTGTGAGAAACTTAGAGCCAAAGCTGGTAAAAACCAATTTGAAATCACAGTATTCGGCGAAGAACCTCACCCTGCATACGACAGAGTTCATTTGAGTGAGTACTTCACCAATCCTTCGGTCGCCAGTTTAGAAATGGCTCCTAGGTCTTGGTACGAAGAAAATGACATCAATTTGATCTCAGGAGAAATGATTATTGCAATTGATCGAGCCAACAAGACGATCACTTCGCACAAAGGCACTACCCTCTCTTACGACAAATTGATTTTAGCAACAGGCTCTAGTGCTTTTGTTCCACCTATCAAAGGTGTCGAAAAACAAGGTGTGTTCGTTTACCGAACGATCGAAGATCTAGACGCGATCATAGAGTACAGTAAAAAGACCAAAAAAGCAGCTGTGTTGGGCGGCGGACTTTTGGGACTAGAAGCTGCCAAAGCCATGATTGATCTCAAACAAGAAACGCATGTAGTAGAATTTGCACCTCGTCTAATGCCGAGACAGTTGGACAATGCAGGTTCGGATGCCCTCCTATCCAAAATGGAAGAGTTGGGTATCAGACTACACCTTAATAAAAACACAAGAAACATATCTGGAGATGGAAAAATCACCGCAATGGAGTTTGCCGATGATTCTATACTAGATGTAGAAATGCTCGTGATCTCTGCTGGTATCAAGCCGAGAGATGAGTTGGCTACTGCATGTGGCCTGGCTGTAGGACAAAGAGGAGGTATCGTAGTGAATGATCTGTTACAAACAGACGACACGGATATTTATGCTATCGGTGAGTGTGCCCTTCACAAAAACTTCATTTATGGCTTGGTTGCTCCAGGTTATGAAATGGCGGACGTAGTTGTCAATCAATTGATAGGCAGCAATGACAAAACATTCAAAAGCTACGACATGTCAACCAAACTCAAATTGATTGGAGTTGACGTAGCAAGTTTTGGCAATGCACTTTGTGAAAACGAAACACACAAACCGATAGTATTCGAAGACAACTACAAGGGGATTTACAAAAGAATCAACATCTCTGAGGATGGCAAAAGATTGCTGGGTGGTATCCTAGTAGGTGAAGCAGAGGCATACAACATGCTCCTTCAAATCACCCTCAATGGCATGGCACTCCCTCCCAACCCTGAGGATCTCATCCTAGGCAGTCGTGGAGGTGAAGAGACCAAGATGGAACTCCCAGACAGTGCACAGATTTGCTCTTGTGAAAACGTAACCAAAGGAGACATCTGTCAAGCAATAGTTGACAATGGATTCGAAGATGTCGCACAAGTAAAAGCTTGCACCAAAGCAGGAACTGGCTGTGGTGCTTGTAATCCGATCGTAAAGGACATCT is part of the Reichenbachiella agarivorans genome and harbors:
- a CDS encoding LytR/AlgR family response regulator transcription factor; its protein translation is MKRIDISFLSQPYPYYFAGLPFFVVLGSIFMMTLGFNYFFFEPFDVYVPEHKMDFFWISVIHSITPIVILLVWYVLSLLISDLEDRWTVGKEILFLCLLFFMVGVVQFLIRDLIYDNPNNWSWHYLIEEVRNTFLVGSLFTLILIPLNYNRLNRQHQLKAEQLPVEREESIVVKQNSVFIQTQVRADEFTMSVDELVYARAERNYVEIYSFRDQNIHKELKRIAIKDLMEQLQIYPFIARTHRSYLVNLQQIKSIRGNAQGYQLQLKHTEEMVPVSRTLIADFESQMASL
- the nirB gene encoding nitrite reductase large subunit NirB; the protein is MEKIIVIGNGMVGYKFCEKLRAKAGKNQFEITVFGEEPHPAYDRVHLSEYFTNPSVASLEMAPRSWYEENDINLISGEMIIAIDRANKTITSHKGTTLSYDKLILATGSSAFVPPIKGVEKQGVFVYRTIEDLDAIIEYSKKTKKAAVLGGGLLGLEAAKAMIDLKQETHVVEFAPRLMPRQLDNAGSDALLSKMEELGIRLHLNKNTRNISGDGKITAMEFADDSILDVEMLVISAGIKPRDELATACGLAVGQRGGIVVNDLLQTDDTDIYAIGECALHKNFIYGLVAPGYEMADVVVNQLIGSNDKTFKSYDMSTKLKLIGVDVASFGNALCENETHKPIVFEDNYKGIYKRINISEDGKRLLGGILVGEAEAYNMLLQITLNGMALPPNPEDLILGSRGGEETKMELPDSAQICSCENVTKGDICQAIVDNGFEDVAQVKACTKAGTGCGACNPIVKDIFNEQLAKMGKVVKNVICEHFDYSRQELLDIIKIKKVKDFDQLLDEHGKGDGCETCRPLAASLLASTWNEMILEKGKDAIQDTNDKYLANIQKGGSYSVVPRIPGGEITPDKLIVIGEVAKEYDLYTKITGGQRIDLFGAQIHQLPDIWEKLINAGFESGHAYGKSLRTVKSCVGSTWCRYGLHDSVSFSIEVEERYRGLRSPHKLKSAVSGCRRECAEAQSKDFGIIATEIGWNLYVCGNGGSNPQHAVLLAGDVDSATCLKYIDRFLMFYIKTAEPLNRTATWLNKLDGGIDYLIDVVVNDSLGIAADLEREMQFMVDTYKCEWKEVVNNPELRKKFTHFVNTEIPDPTMKFEDMRGQKKPVEWGA
- a CDS encoding TetR/AcrR family transcriptional regulator: MSAREQKQQQIIQVTHQILVRDGMGKLSMRRVAGDANMSLSNLQYYYKDLDTLLIAVIIDYFAWYTNEVAENLTKTLENQSNFESFLRAILNDHLVPGGKTERCSMFREIWSLATRNPTIESTVKEHYKSYVQQTVQLISQFTPKPDATAAILLPYVEGYSIMGDSLTLNKSEVIDLLVKFVINLK
- a CDS encoding RNA polymerase sigma factor, whose translation is MTTTDINSLIVKRLKDKDPTALDYLYDHYSSALYGVIYKTIKHQEMAEETLHDVFLKIWDQIDKFDRSKGTLFTWMFRIARNRAIDVRRSADFKVQDKSDDISTFVDMFETQSNQEDYIGLSGVLNEIGEMCKKLIQLNFFMGYSHAEISESEEMPLGTVKTRLRNCLLSIKEKLKKDFE
- a CDS encoding acyltransferase family protein → MRRYDLDWLRVIVFGLLIFYHVGMLFVPWGFHIKNNVVYDWVMYPMLFLNQWRLPILFVISGMGTYFALSKRSAGQFCWERIKRLFLPLVFGMLVIVPPQVYIERLVEGDFAGGYFDYWPFLAFNGIYPVGNLSWHHLWFLPYLLVYSLVLVPVFIYLRNHPNNSFILWIKRLIQKPAGLFVFIVPLYLLEAFMEPFYPIHHNLVNDWFNLTNSLLFFLFGYLLMTVKEEFWSMVQHHRKSYLICGVIAFASWIALVVSFEDSTLRHFTEAGIKVFNLWSWILALFGYAATYLNQQSRVLNYANEAVYPFYILHQSVMIVIASYLINLKWGFFPKASLLIVGTFGLSWLIYELCVRRWKLIRPLFGLK
- a CDS encoding DUF4202 domain-containing protein → MDKTLENVLFAIDEINNQDPNLELVDGKNVPKEWVYGLRMTEMLELYNEQASIELQIAARGQHIRRWHIPRSDYPMDRKGYLKWRTMLKMYHGQLLSELMEKEGFEKTSIDKVVELVNKNKLKTDAESKELEDVVCLVFLKYYFHDFGTKHEEDKIIDIVQKTWGKMTDKGHQMALKLDYLPEDLALIQKALA
- a CDS encoding Gfo/Idh/MocA family protein, translated to MIEKAKVDKIIKWGIIGCGDVTEVKSGPAYQQVAGFELSAVMRRDLEKAKDYAQRHGVPKYSNDADQLINDPEIDAVYIATPPDTHKYYALKVAAAGKPCCIEKPMAPNHQECQNIVKVFEEKKLPLFVAYYRRTLPRFTQVKTWIDEGKIGEVRHIRWHYSKEPSEVDLSKSPNWRTDPLVAPGGYFDDLASHGLDLFVHLLGEIKQVAGMSLNQQGLYGAMDAFTASWLHVGGVTGSGSWNFGCASQEDRVEIYGSLGKIEFSIFDDQPLVCRHKQGDEILNVPHPSSVQLHHVERMRDELFGGKAHPSTGLSGAHTSWVMDQILNLSKLGGMPKAK
- a CDS encoding anti-sigma factor produces the protein MNKQEILTEGYLAAYVTGELDAQQIEEIDVFIKSDDDVRREYFQIQRIVELLAFDRAVTPPAKIKAMIMEQVAKRSSLTSSKTTLNYLVAASVTIAILSAIAGVYYRSEWKSTQQELAQLNIRNQEIADGFQFVSQELEVAKVELSVTNSPDYKRIILQGTDNAKDAQTVLFWNPNTQGIYLNSASLAALPKGKQYQLWALKDGQPIDAGVFDAKEGDFQIMKNIAQADAFAVTIEVTGGAESPTLSTMQVFASTS
- a CDS encoding NAD(P)H-dependent oxidoreductase, whose amino-acid sequence is MKKVLIINGNPITNSFSRTITDVYQSSAEDADAIVKTIHIAELDFDLSLREGYKERQEMEKDLVEATELILWCDHIVWVHPVWWYGYPAIMKGFIDRTFLPHVTFKFEKGAVFQTKLLKGKTGRIIATGDSPYWYYRFVMKRPATNQLKKGTLEFCGIKPVKTTFFGPMNTASDKNRSKWLKEVARITVKDMS
- a CDS encoding GNAT family N-acetyltransferase, which gives rise to MIQLIRTDSNNADFIALVNQLDADLAIRDGDDHDFYHQYNHIDQIKHAIVAKIDDQSVGCGAIKEYDPKVMEVKRMYVLPSHRGKRIAIQILTALEDWARELGYQKCVLETGKAQPEAIALYQKCNYAVIPNYGQYVGVDNSICFEKKLN